In Lacibacter sp. H375, one DNA window encodes the following:
- a CDS encoding Gfo/Idh/MocA family protein — protein sequence MTNHQRDIASAQLPIYIIGAGGIVNTAHLPAYMLGGFHVQGICDIDPDKAKTTAERFGIKEVFESPEELLKQLPANAIIDIAVPGPALIPLLEQIPNGSAVLLQKPMGEDLDAAKKILAICKEKKLNAAVNFQLRYAPYILEVKQMISDGLLGEINDIEVNVNVYTPWHLWDFLMTSPRVEILYHSIHYIDLVRHILGNPVSVYAKSTKHPSMPALASVRSNIIMDYGDMTRANILTNHCHNYGTPKQQSYIKFEGTKGAVLINFGALINYPRGEADNFEYVFLEEGKEPQWQEKKIEGSWFPHAFIGSMEQLMLAAAGKIEKPDNAVEDCIHTMACTEAAYISCEKGGIKPNELL from the coding sequence ATGACGAATCATCAAAGAGATATCGCTTCTGCACAATTACCAATTTATATTATTGGTGCAGGCGGCATTGTCAATACGGCACACCTGCCTGCTTATATGCTGGGTGGTTTTCATGTGCAGGGTATTTGTGATATTGATCCGGATAAAGCAAAAACAACCGCTGAACGTTTTGGTATAAAAGAAGTATTTGAAAGTCCGGAAGAGTTGTTGAAGCAATTACCGGCAAATGCGATCATTGATATTGCAGTGCCCGGTCCTGCATTGATTCCTTTGTTGGAACAAATACCGAATGGCTCTGCTGTATTGTTGCAAAAGCCGATGGGTGAAGATCTGGATGCAGCGAAGAAAATTTTAGCGATCTGCAAGGAGAAGAAGTTGAATGCGGCTGTTAATTTTCAATTACGTTACGCACCGTACATTCTTGAAGTGAAACAAATGATCAGTGATGGGTTGCTTGGTGAGATCAACGATATTGAAGTAAACGTCAACGTTTACACACCATGGCATTTGTGGGATTTCTTAATGACATCACCAAGAGTAGAGATTCTCTATCACAGTATTCATTACATTGATCTTGTTCGTCATATACTTGGTAATCCGGTATCCGTGTACGCCAAATCAACAAAGCATCCGAGTATGCCTGCGCTTGCATCGGTACGCAGCAATATCATTATGGATTATGGTGATATGACAAGAGCAAATATTCTCACCAATCATTGTCATAATTACGGTACACCCAAACAACAATCCTATATCAAATTCGAAGGAACGAAAGGTGCAGTGCTCATCAACTTTGGTGCACTCATCAATTATCCACGTGGCGAAGCAGATAATTTTGAATATGTGTTTTTAGAGGAAGGCAAAGAACCACAATGGCAGGAAAAGAAAATTGAAGGCAGTTGGTTTCCACATGCATTTATTGGCAGTATGGAACAGTTAATGCTGGCGGCTGCAGGAAAAATTGAAAAACCTGATAATGCTGTGGAAGATTGCATTCATACCATGGCATGTACGGAAGCAGCATATATCAGTTGTGAAAAAGGTGGCATCAAGCCAAATGAATTGCTTTAA
- a CDS encoding pectate lyase: protein MKKQSVIIIACLFFAQYVVSQQIAFPGAEGFGKYATGGRGGKVVAVTNLNDSGEGSFRWALEQFPGEALTVIFRVSGIIELKSKIQIKRSNLTIAGQTAPGDGICLKNQSLILNGASSKGNHGNIIIRYIRSRPGGTLKTGLYGFDMENCHDVIVDHCSFSWANEECAAMYDTKNVTVQWCIVSEGLYEAGHQKGHRSYGGVWGGQYASYHHNLLAHLNSRAVRFNGARAHDTVALIDYRNNVIYNWGNANAAYGGEVNIAGGVSQVNIVNNYYKPGPATAAELKFVNASYQKEVSKGTGQWFVDGNIMEGDKALTKKNKNGVDLQAQGYPSGAISEKAFPVSVALPVETAKESYEKVLKYAGAIFPKRDATDERVLNETRTGTATGKGVFGKPGIIDSPFAVGGWAEYKSASAPIDTDNDGMPDAWETKKGLNPNDANDCNKVDASGYTMLEIYLNELVQVN from the coding sequence ATGAAGAAACAATCAGTGATCATAATTGCATGTTTATTTTTTGCTCAATATGTAGTGTCGCAGCAAATAGCTTTTCCCGGTGCAGAAGGTTTCGGCAAATATGCAACAGGTGGAAGAGGAGGAAAAGTTGTTGCAGTAACCAATCTCAACGATAGTGGCGAAGGAAGTTTCCGCTGGGCATTGGAACAATTTCCCGGCGAAGCATTAACGGTGATCTTCCGTGTATCCGGTATTATCGAACTGAAATCGAAGATCCAGATCAAACGTTCCAATTTAACCATTGCCGGACAAACAGCTCCCGGTGATGGTATCTGTTTAAAAAATCAGTCACTCATTTTAAATGGTGCTTCTTCAAAAGGCAATCATGGTAATATCATTATCCGTTATATCCGTTCACGCCCAGGTGGTACATTGAAAACAGGATTGTATGGCTTTGATATGGAGAACTGTCATGATGTAATTGTTGATCATTGTAGTTTCAGTTGGGCCAACGAAGAATGTGCAGCTATGTACGATACAAAAAATGTTACTGTACAATGGTGTATCGTAAGTGAAGGTTTGTATGAAGCAGGTCATCAGAAAGGGCATCGTTCATATGGTGGTGTGTGGGGCGGACAATACGCAAGCTATCATCATAATTTATTGGCGCATCTCAACAGTCGTGCAGTACGGTTCAATGGTGCACGGGCACATGATACAGTTGCATTGATCGATTACCGCAACAATGTTATTTACAATTGGGGCAATGCCAATGCTGCTTATGGCGGCGAAGTAAATATTGCAGGTGGCGTATCACAAGTGAACATTGTGAACAATTATTACAAGCCAGGTCCGGCAACTGCTGCTGAATTGAAATTTGTCAATGCTTCTTATCAGAAAGAAGTCAGCAAAGGAACAGGGCAGTGGTTTGTTGATGGCAACATCATGGAAGGCGATAAAGCATTGACCAAAAAGAATAAGAACGGTGTTGATCTGCAAGCACAAGGCTATCCTTCAGGTGCAATTTCTGAAAAAGCATTTCCAGTTTCTGTTGCACTACCTGTTGAAACAGCAAAAGAATCATACGAGAAGGTTTTGAAATATGCAGGCGCCATTTTTCCAAAACGTGATGCAACTGATGAACGTGTATTGAACGAAACAAGAACAGGTACAGCAACCGGCAAAGGAGTATTTGGTAAGCCGGGAATTATTGATAGTCCGTTTGCAGTTGGTGGTTGGGCCGAATATAAATCTGCTTCTGCACCTATTGATACAGATAATGATGGTATGCCTGATGCATGGGAAACAAAAAAAGGATTGAACCCAAATGATGCGAACGACTGCAACAAAGTAGATGCAAGTGGTTATACCATGCTGGAAATTTATTTAAACGAATTAGTGCAAGTGAATTAA
- a CDS encoding alpha-d-galacturonidase encodes MKQILAILFILCCTTLSAQIGWGDRVKTPRELFATQKIWDAEKVLGLKRGNHRFSFGYKQGPKEGFTITTKNNQTRIEGSDETGLLYGCLEFVSQLKKLKAYPKNLNITDAPEMVLRGACIGVQKPYYLPGRNVYEYPYTPETFPWFYDKKLWIQYLDSMVANRMNSLYLWNGHPFASLVKLKDYPYAVEVDDATFKKNEDIYRFLTTEADKRGIWVIQMFYNIIVSKPFAEHHKIKTQERERPIIPLIADYTRKSIAAFVEKYPNVGLMVCLGEAMEGVGKDDIEWFTQTIIPGVKDGLKALNKTEEPPIVLRAHDTDAPGVMRAALRLYKNLYTEAKFNGEALTYARPRGSWAELHQTLSKLGSVQIENVHILANLEPFRYGSPDFIQQSVIGMHEVMGGNGLHLYPQASYWDWPYSADSVKGKRLLQIERDWIWYSAWSRYAWKAKRNRNEEIVYWSKQLAAKFGCSEADGRRILTAYEESGEIAPKLLRRFGITDGNRQTLTLGMLMTQLINPFRYGLFTLLYDAEAPEGEMILDYADKQQKRIKHIGETPPQVASEVVSHGNKAVVAIMEVSRRVTKNKDEFNRIVNDMYCYKAMADHFSSKVMAAVQLLKYKYSGNIADLELAVPMLEKSVSDYKELAAFTADTYLYANSMQTQQRKIPMRGVNATYKHWVEMVPVFETELKTFKYKIDSLKNNSNSKAQERKPFLQVDVKLNHVPVVLNEDALLFSDTSIRIKQLAPELKVLKAVQLPFQQQLRQATEINFYTDKPVKILVGYFKTQRAAFTTDTVFAKAPELETNASADDYGQAEIKISNAIAIEGMPPVNIHSYTFKAGAHTLKLPKGVCLVLGFVDGTQIIPVYDAMLMSDAKNKNIDWLFE; translated from the coding sequence ATGAAGCAGATTTTAGCGATACTATTTATATTATGTTGTACGACATTGTCGGCACAGATTGGTTGGGGTGATCGGGTAAAAACTCCCCGTGAACTTTTTGCCACACAAAAGATTTGGGATGCAGAAAAAGTACTGGGATTGAAACGGGGCAATCATCGTTTTTCATTTGGATATAAACAAGGCCCTAAAGAAGGTTTTACTATCACTACAAAAAATAATCAAACACGAATTGAAGGGAGCGATGAGACAGGCTTGCTGTACGGCTGTTTGGAATTCGTTTCGCAATTAAAGAAGTTAAAAGCTTATCCTAAAAATCTGAACATAACCGATGCACCTGAAATGGTACTACGTGGCGCATGCATCGGTGTACAGAAACCGTACTATCTGCCCGGCAGGAATGTGTATGAGTATCCTTACACACCTGAAACCTTTCCCTGGTTCTACGATAAAAAATTATGGATACAGTATCTCGATTCGATGGTGGCAAACCGTATGAATTCGTTGTATCTCTGGAATGGTCATCCGTTTGCTTCATTGGTGAAGCTGAAAGATTATCCGTATGCAGTTGAAGTGGATGATGCAACATTTAAAAAGAACGAAGATATCTATCGCTTCTTAACTACTGAAGCTGATAAACGTGGCATCTGGGTGATACAGATGTTTTATAATATCATCGTCTCCAAACCATTTGCTGAACATCACAAGATCAAAACACAGGAACGTGAACGACCGATCATTCCGCTCATCGCTGATTATACACGTAAATCCATTGCAGCCTTTGTTGAAAAATATCCCAACGTTGGTTTAATGGTTTGTCTCGGTGAAGCAATGGAAGGTGTTGGTAAGGATGATATTGAATGGTTCACACAAACAATTATTCCCGGTGTGAAAGATGGTTTGAAAGCACTGAACAAGACAGAAGAGCCGCCGATTGTTTTGCGTGCACATGATACTGATGCACCCGGAGTAATGAGGGCAGCATTGCGACTCTACAAAAATTTATATACCGAAGCAAAGTTCAACGGTGAAGCATTAACCTATGCACGACCAAGAGGAAGCTGGGCTGAGTTACATCAAACATTAAGCAAACTCGGTAGTGTGCAGATTGAGAACGTACATATTCTTGCCAACCTCGAACCATTCCGTTATGGCTCACCCGATTTTATACAGCAAAGTGTAATTGGTATGCACGAAGTAATGGGTGGCAACGGTTTGCATTTATATCCGCAGGCTTCTTATTGGGACTGGCCTTACAGTGCAGACAGTGTAAAAGGAAAACGTTTATTACAAATTGAGCGTGACTGGATATGGTATAGTGCATGGAGTCGCTATGCATGGAAAGCAAAACGCAACCGGAATGAAGAGATCGTTTACTGGAGTAAACAATTGGCGGCGAAGTTTGGTTGCAGTGAAGCAGATGGAAGAAGAATATTAACAGCGTATGAAGAAAGCGGAGAGATAGCTCCGAAACTGTTGAGACGTTTTGGTATTACAGATGGTAACCGACAGACATTAACATTGGGCATGCTGATGACACAACTCATCAACCCCTTCCGTTATGGTTTGTTTACACTGCTGTACGATGCTGAAGCGCCTGAAGGTGAAATGATCCTTGACTATGCCGATAAGCAACAGAAGAGAATTAAGCATATTGGCGAAACACCACCACAGGTTGCATCAGAAGTGGTGTCGCATGGAAATAAAGCGGTGGTTGCAATAATGGAAGTGTCAAGAAGAGTGACTAAGAACAAAGACGAATTCAACCGTATCGTAAATGATATGTATTGCTATAAAGCAATGGCTGATCATTTCAGCAGTAAAGTGATGGCAGCAGTACAATTACTAAAATACAAGTACAGTGGCAATATTGCTGATCTTGAACTGGCAGTGCCAATGTTGGAGAAAAGTGTAAGTGATTACAAAGAGCTGGCAGCTTTCACAGCAGATACTTATCTCTACGCTAACAGTATGCAAACACAGCAACGCAAAATTCCGATGCGTGGTGTAAATGCAACTTATAAACATTGGGTAGAGATGGTGCCTGTGTTTGAAACAGAACTAAAAACCTTTAAGTATAAAATCGATTCACTCAAAAACAATTCTAACTCAAAGGCGCAGGAGCGTAAGCCTTTTCTACAGGTAGATGTAAAGTTGAATCATGTTCCTGTTGTGTTGAATGAAGACGCATTACTCTTTAGTGATACAAGCATCCGCATCAAACAGCTGGCGCCAGAGTTAAAAGTATTAAAAGCTGTTCAACTTCCTTTTCAGCAACAATTGCGTCAAGCAACAGAGATCAATTTCTATACCGATAAACCTGTTAAAATATTAGTGGGCTATTTCAAAACACAACGTGCTGCCTTTACCACAGATACAGTTTTTGCAAAAGCACCCGAACTGGAAACTAATGCAAGTGCTGATGACTACGGCCAGGCAGAAATAAAAATTTCCAATGCTATCGCTATTGAAGGTATGCCGCCGGTGAACATTCACAGTTATACATTCAAAGCAGGAGCACATACATTGAAACTGCCGAAAGGTGTTTGTTTAGTGTTGGGTTTTGTTGATGGAACACAGATTATTCCTGTATACGATGCGATGTTGATGAGTGATGCGAAAAATAAAAATATTGATTGGTTATTTGAATAG
- a CDS encoding glycoside hydrolase family 28 protein, with amino-acid sequence MKKLILFAFVTAVCFTATAQRFYDVTKYGAKNDSSKIATKPIADAIAAASKAGGGTVYFPAGKYLTGPIHLKSNITILIDAGAELHFSDNFDDYLPMVQSRYEGVDVMSFSPLFYAYKAENIAITGRGTINGHGQKWWNYALTFYKNQTERNKYQLLFDSLNKDILLPDDPTQMKRGFLRPPFIQPLYCKNVLIEGITITNSPFWTVTPEFCENVTIKAVTINNPPSPNTDGINPSSCRYVHISDCHISVGDDCITIKSGKDIPGRAKATPAENYTITNCTMLSGHGGVVIGSEMSGDVKKITISNCVFDGTDRGIRIKTARGRGGVVEDIRVDNIIMKNIKAQAIVLDMEYSKVPPEPVSERTPQFRNIRFSNITAYTKQAMYINGLDEMPVSEISLNDCVFEAETGITIRNGKDIELHNVRVNTKTGASLSVEKTERLTVNGFVTAKPLETTAVIRLTNVKDVLLQNNWPFNGTKTFAEIKGANTKNILFKNNTLGEAVIVVADDVKKEEVIR; translated from the coding sequence ATGAAAAAACTGATTCTCTTTGCTTTTGTTACAGCCGTTTGCTTTACTGCAACGGCTCAGCGCTTTTATGATGTAACTAAATACGGTGCAAAGAACGATAGCAGCAAAATAGCGACAAAACCAATTGCTGATGCAATTGCAGCTGCATCAAAAGCAGGAGGTGGTACAGTTTATTTTCCTGCGGGGAAATATTTAACCGGCCCTATTCATCTCAAGAGCAATATAACCATCCTCATCGATGCAGGTGCAGAGCTTCACTTCTCAGATAATTTTGATGATTACCTGCCAATGGTGCAAAGCCGTTACGAGGGTGTAGATGTCATGAGTTTTTCACCATTGTTCTATGCATACAAAGCAGAGAATATTGCAATCACCGGAAGAGGTACGATCAACGGACATGGACAGAAGTGGTGGAATTATGCATTGACGTTTTATAAAAATCAAACTGAACGAAATAAATATCAACTGTTGTTCGACAGCTTGAATAAAGATATTCTGTTGCCCGATGATCCCACACAAATGAAACGTGGGTTTCTGCGTCCACCATTTATACAGCCGTTGTATTGCAAGAATGTATTGATCGAAGGCATTACCATCACCAACTCACCTTTCTGGACGGTAACACCTGAGTTCTGCGAAAACGTAACCATCAAAGCTGTAACAATTAACAATCCGCCTTCGCCAAACACAGATGGCATCAATCCATCGAGTTGCAGGTATGTACATATTTCCGATTGTCATATCAGTGTGGGTGACGATTGCATCACTATCAAATCGGGAAAAGATATTCCGGGCAGAGCAAAAGCGACGCCTGCCGAAAATTATACCATCACCAACTGTACAATGTTAAGTGGACATGGCGGCGTGGTGATCGGCAGTGAAATGAGTGGTGATGTAAAGAAGATCACCATCAGCAATTGCGTGTTTGATGGAACTGATCGTGGTATACGTATTAAGACAGCAAGAGGAAGAGGTGGAGTAGTGGAAGATATTCGTGTAGATAATATCATCATGAAGAATATCAAAGCACAGGCGATCGTGTTGGATATGGAGTATTCAAAAGTGCCACCTGAACCGGTGAGCGAACGGACTCCACAGTTCAGGAATATCCGCTTTAGCAATATAACGGCTTATACGAAGCAGGCCATGTATATTAACGGACTGGATGAAATGCCGGTGAGTGAGATCAGTTTGAATGATTGTGTATTTGAAGCTGAAACAGGCATCACTATCCGCAATGGAAAAGATATTGAACTACACAATGTACGGGTGAATACAAAAACAGGAGCATCCTTATCAGTTGAGAAAACAGAGCGGTTAACGGTGAATGGATTTGTAACGGCAAAGCCATTGGAAACAACTGCCGTGATACGCTTAACAAACGTAAAAGATGTATTGCTTCAAAACAACTGGCCTTTCAACGGAACAAAAACATTTGCTGAGATCAAAGGTGCAAACACAAAAAACATTCTGTTTAAAAATAATACACTTGGCGAAGCAGTGATTGTAGTGGCAGATGATGTGAAGAAGGAAGAAGTGATTAGGTGA
- a CDS encoding glycoside hydrolase family 95 protein, producing MMTYKKIFLVYALLLTCNAFVRAQDLKLWYKQPAVKWTEALPVGNGRIGAMIFGGVENDRIQFNEETLWSGAPRNYSRPGAYKYLDTIRQLLFAGKQKEAEALAEKEFMGLKSFEAERSGWIATVTADKKYAAANFDDSQWKTMTVPHWDGWETVGFEALDGAVWLRTSFVLPDNWKEEDMVFDFNRIRDWDYTYVNGQLVGTQQNTEGRKYIVAKNLLHKGKNTIAILVLNFSNKGGVYGYKDTVIHTGVYPVNKETEKISLNGQWKYLVLNDNPPPVGTYQADYQPFGDLNLQFASTTGFTNYKRELDIANSVAATSYSLGGVDYKREYFVSAPNQTLITRLTASKKTSISFSAVLTSPHRSYTVEKLNANTVVLSVKVRVGELKGKSYLQIKTVGGAVLIVNGKLIITNADEATIFLTAGTNYKNYKDISADPSQPCVAALKSLEGKTYQQIKTAHIAEYKKWFNTFSIVMGDNKKASLPTDERLSNFANGDDPSFAALYTQYGRYLLISSSRPGTRPANLQGIWNDLTNPPWGSKYTTNINAEMNYWPAELLNLSPMHEPLFDMISELTVTGKQTAKDHYNAPGWVLHHNTDLWRGTAPINAANHGIWVTGGAWLCQHLWERYLFTQDKNFLKNKAYPIMKDAALFFNSFLIKDPKTGYLISTPSNSPEQGGLVAGPTMDHQIIRTLFKNVIDASEILNVDAAIRITLKEKYKQIAPNVIGKHGQLQEWMHDKDDPNNKHRHISHLWGMYPGSEINYDESPALMNAAKQSLLFRGDEATGWSLGWKINCWARFKDGEHAFTMVKMLLSPVKGGAGSYPNLFDAHPPFQIDGNFGGAAGIGEMLVQSHTKYVDLLPALPTAFADGEVKGICVRGGFVMDMKWNAGKLVKLAVRSKTGNDLLLRYNGKIVTVKTKANSVYNFDGALKQL from the coding sequence ATGATGACTTACAAAAAAATATTTCTCGTTTACGCATTGCTCTTAACGTGTAATGCATTTGTTCGTGCGCAGGATTTAAAACTATGGTACAAACAACCGGCTGTTAAATGGACAGAAGCATTGCCGGTTGGTAACGGCCGTATTGGCGCCATGATATTTGGTGGGGTTGAGAACGACCGAATACAGTTCAATGAAGAAACATTGTGGAGCGGTGCGCCAAGAAATTACAGCAGGCCAGGTGCATACAAATATTTAGATACGATCAGGCAGTTATTGTTTGCAGGCAAACAAAAGGAAGCGGAAGCATTGGCCGAAAAAGAATTCATGGGTTTAAAAAGTTTTGAAGCAGAACGCAGTGGATGGATAGCAACTGTTACTGCAGATAAAAAATATGCAGCTGCGAATTTCGACGACAGCCAATGGAAAACAATGACGGTTCCGCATTGGGATGGTTGGGAAACGGTTGGCTTTGAAGCCTTGGATGGTGCTGTGTGGTTACGCACCAGTTTTGTGTTGCCCGACAATTGGAAAGAAGAGGATATGGTATTTGATTTCAACCGCATCCGTGATTGGGATTATACATATGTGAACGGGCAATTGGTAGGCACACAACAAAATACGGAAGGAAGAAAATATATTGTTGCAAAAAATCTCCTGCATAAAGGCAAGAATACAATTGCAATTCTTGTTTTGAACTTTTCAAATAAAGGTGGTGTGTATGGTTATAAGGATACGGTTATTCATACGGGTGTTTATCCTGTGAATAAGGAAACAGAAAAAATATCATTGAATGGTCAATGGAAATATTTAGTGCTGAATGATAATCCCCCGCCTGTTGGTACTTACCAGGCCGATTATCAACCTTTCGGTGATTTGAATTTGCAGTTTGCCAGTACAACAGGATTTACCAATTATAAACGTGAACTGGATATTGCCAATTCTGTTGCTGCAACTTCTTATTCGCTTGGCGGTGTAGATTACAAACGTGAATATTTTGTATCGGCACCGAACCAGACATTGATAACAAGACTAACTGCCAGTAAAAAAACAAGCATCAGTTTTAGTGCAGTACTCACAAGTCCGCACAGAAGTTATACTGTTGAAAAATTAAATGCCAACACAGTTGTGCTTTCTGTAAAAGTGAGGGTGGGTGAGTTGAAAGGTAAAAGTTATTTGCAGATAAAAACGGTTGGAGGAGCTGTTTTAATTGTTAACGGGAAATTGATCATTACTAATGCTGATGAAGCAACGATCTTTTTAACAGCAGGAACTAATTATAAAAACTATAAAGATATTTCGGCTGATCCATCGCAACCATGTGTGGCTGCATTGAAATCGTTGGAAGGGAAAACCTATCAACAGATCAAGACAGCACATATTGCTGAGTATAAAAAATGGTTCAACACATTTTCGATTGTAATGGGCGATAATAAAAAAGCTTCATTACCAACCGATGAACGATTAAGCAATTTTGCAAACGGTGATGACCCTTCGTTTGCAGCATTGTACACACAATATGGACGGTATTTATTGATCTCATCTTCACGTCCCGGTACAAGACCTGCAAATCTGCAAGGTATTTGGAACGATCTCACGAATCCACCTTGGGGAAGTAAGTACACTACGAACATTAATGCAGAAATGAATTACTGGCCTGCAGAGTTGCTGAACTTATCCCCCATGCATGAGCCGTTGTTTGATATGATAAGTGAACTGACTGTAACAGGAAAGCAAACAGCAAAAGATCATTACAACGCACCCGGTTGGGTATTGCATCATAACACCGATCTGTGGCGTGGTACTGCACCGATCAATGCAGCGAATCATGGTATATGGGTAACAGGTGGTGCATGGTTGTGCCAGCATTTGTGGGAACGTTATCTGTTTACACAGGATAAAAACTTTTTGAAGAACAAAGCATATCCCATTATGAAAGATGCGGCGTTGTTCTTTAACAGCTTTCTAATAAAAGATCCGAAGACAGGTTATCTCATCAGCACACCATCCAACTCGCCGGAGCAAGGTGGATTGGTGGCGGGCCCGACAATGGATCATCAAATTATCAGAACTCTTTTTAAAAATGTAATTGACGCAAGTGAAATTCTAAATGTGGATGCTGCAATACGAATTACGCTAAAAGAAAAATACAAACAGATCGCACCGAACGTGATCGGTAAACATGGACAGTTGCAGGAGTGGATGCACGATAAAGATGATCCCAACAACAAGCATCGTCATATTTCGCATTTGTGGGGCATGTATCCGGGTAGTGAAATTAATTATGATGAATCACCTGCGTTGATGAATGCAGCAAAACAATCATTATTATTTCGTGGGGATGAAGCGACTGGTTGGAGTCTTGGATGGAAGATCAATTGCTGGGCACGTTTTAAAGATGGAGAACATGCATTCACCATGGTGAAGATGTTGCTGAGTCCGGTGAAAGGCGGCGCAGGTAGTTATCCAAATTTGTTTGATGCACATCCACCATTCCAGATCGATGGAAATTTTGGTGGTGCTGCAGGTATTGGTGAAATGCTGGTGCAAAGTCATACAAAGTATGTTGACTTGTTGCCTGCTTTACCAACTGCGTTTGCTGATGGTGAAGTAAAAGGTATTTGTGTGAGAGGTGGTTTTGTGATGGATATGAAATGGAATGCAGGTAAGTTGGTGAAACTGGCAGTGCGATCAAAAACAGGAAATGATCTGCTTCTTCGCTATAATGGGAAGATCGTTACAGTAAAAACAAAAGCAAATTCAGTTTATAATTTTGATGGAGCGCTTAAGCAATTATAG